A genomic stretch from Plasmodium brasilianum strain Bolivian I chromosome 9, whole genome shotgun sequence includes:
- a CDS encoding hypothetical protein (conserved Plasmodium protein) translates to MELDINNKRISEKENKLEINNINRIILDILCSEAIRKIKFILHVLKELLKKKTNILHVYLTNDIDHLSTENEKKQIFNSLQDQIELCENDSDYNEMKKKIEKYIDSLSETNEILCQNSPTDRNIKENRNKIIEDGSLLLNIFRKMKKLNFASVLNELNNFKAEESLLLNLNQNVYHKKQIINILKEQIKEQIENTKSKMKYIQGQIEKIEKRKKIFFVKFMLYYIYKEEYVHAKMANYNMNINFKYDSTKKSKEDMEEQLKVYDNINDYIKMFLNKRNDNLQNIHDELVEYYEKERFEKNKQLEETKNEINNSIKSIEMKRNKIVKYEEVNKLREEEEKEKMRKEIDEREFLKEYNKSILFLQDIGRNKIKDYDEKRKKNLKKLAAKKKKKKKIGHKKETYFF, encoded by the exons ATGGAGCTtgacataaataataaaaggatatccgaaaaagaaaataaactagaaattaataacataaatagaATTATATTAGATATTCTATGTTCAGAAGcgataagaaaaataaaatttattctgCATGTATTAAAGGAACTCCtgaaaaagaaaacgaaCATTTTACATGTTTATTTAACCAATGATATCGATCACTTGTCTACCGAAAATGAGAAGAAGCAAAT ATTTAACTCGTTGCAAGATCAAATCGAATTATGCGAAAACGACAGTGACTacaatgaaatgaaaaaaaaaattgaaaagtaTATTGATTCCTTGAGTGAgacaaatgaaatattatgtCAAAATTCACCAACTGATAGAAACataaaa gaaaataggaataaaataattgaagaTGGCTCTTTATTGTTAAacatatttagaaaaatgaaaaaattaaatttcgCCTCTGTCCTAAATGagttaaataatttcaaGGCCGAAGAGAGCTTGCTTCTGAAC TTGAACCAGAATGTTTAtcacaaaaaacaaataatcaacattttaaaagaacaaataaaagaGCAAATAGAAAATACgaaaagtaaaatgaagTATATCCAGGGGCAAATAgagaaaattgaaaaaagaaaaaaaatattttttgtaaaatttatgctttattatatatataaagaagaaTATGTCCATGCAAAAATGGCAAATTACAACATgaacataaattttaaatatgattcaactaaaaaatcaaaagaaGACATGGAAGAACAATTGAAAGTGTACGATAACATTAACGATTATATTAAGATGTTTCTAAACAAAAGGAATGATAAT ttGCAAAATATTCATGACGAGTTAGTTGAGTACTATGAGAAGGAAAGATTTGAGAAGAACAAGCAGCTGGAGGAAAccaaaaatgaaattaataattctattAAAAGCATCGAAATGAAGAGgaataaaata GTTAAATATGaagaagtaaataaattaagagaggaagaagaaaaggagaaaatgAGAAAAGAAATTGACGAAAGGGAATTCTTAAAAGAATACAATAagtccattttatttttgcaagATAtaggaagaaataaaataaaagattacgatgagaaaaggaaaaaaaacttaaagaAATTggcagcaaaaaaaaaaaaaaaaaaaaaaattggccataaaaaggaaacatattttttttaa
- a CDS encoding hypothetical protein (conserved Plasmodium protein): MNIDGAYGMRSALNSSRLIEEPKYDMNTADLAHTSKNTNYLMNGGAVLTNAYNNDFIINRENYPVDMMSKFNLDQTLNSYNNTMPMNSVIHADPNDSISMQGMKTNLDTTGFDSYRNLMNYNNTQNTIQANHIPINLEEYNNNDVMYMNPNMGENFSAEYVNSLPTIDSDAMLYTNNFKIPNGNFNTAMHNNSNNNTKNNYNSLPYSMPIFENMNNPQMYMQHLNQKQTMNAPSPKIEHTCSIRKLPAANKRRIKPKKFFPCC; this comes from the coding sequence ATGAATATAGACGGGGCGTATGGCATGAGAAGTGCTTTGAATTCATCCCGACTTATAGAAGAGCCAAAGTATGATATGAATACAGCCGATTTAGCACACACTAGCAAGAACACAAACTACTTAATGAATGGAGGAGCAGTATTAACGAATGCttataataatgattttattattaatagagAAAACTATCCGGTCGATATGATgtcaaaatttaatttagaCCAAACTTTAAATAGTTATAACAATACAATGCCAATGAATAGCGTAATACATGCTGACCCGAATGATTCTATAAGTATGCAAGGaatgaaaacaaatttaGATACTACAGGATTTGACAGTTATAGaaatttaatgaattataaCAATACACAAAATACCATTCAAGCTAATCATATTCCTATTAATTTAGAagaatataacaataatgatGTTATGTATATGAATCCAAATATGGGAGAAAATTTTTCTGCTGAATATGTGAACAGTTTACCAACTATAGATTCAGATGCCAtgttatatacaaataattttaaaattccaAACGGAAATTTTAACACAGCGATgcataataacagtaataataatacaaaaaacaaCTATAACAGTCTACCATACTCTATGCccatatttgaaaatatgaataatccTCAAATGTACATGCAACATTTGAATCAAAAGCAAACTATGAATGCTCCTTCACCAAAAATAGAACACACTTGTAGTATTAGAAAATTACCAGCTGCgaataaaagaagaattaagccaaaaaaatttttcccCTGCTGTTAA
- a CDS encoding serpentine receptor 1, with protein sequence MIKFIVGIICYYILYCSYHVYENIRTPIYDHTRDIKNSKKQSNNNNLYGNNIYKPFKNVLTKKDKIDYHIYLSCVEDIDLNKYIDEKYIDYDRNFIKVFYLKNARYNWDESQINQIWKWIFFSEHIYPSVDIVIPKRLINMNKNIYMHIITYYDDDEGEDEEQEEEEEEEEEEEVEEEDRERKNKIEGGKNVVKKVKMSNSLYIPKRIRFGPVIEFNDININKLGFFSNVFVDKSTNTYLLPTYFNNHLTPEDEYELLLKERGVDDDEEEDEEEEEEEEERKGKHGNRVKNGNHRKRNNPYRNNKHVYEITVEYAPISYTYFNLYNIIIFNMNHLKEKYSYTSYDLDSLTIFLCGNIYLCVFIYIICIIHIILNIIALLFNIESWNKLNDLYSFLPNTTYYKLFFTFCIFLYLKNKNSCKILMVFCVLKMAVCIWKVISKYDIHFLPIHPYVYIGNNKPSIENKNLNVDVLENKIKMKIQNFMISSIILILTYNFLYNLMPTIHKFKAFGDDIIFLIFLVQYCVYKKGQICISPPQGGKVPKESKKKK encoded by the exons atgattaaattTATAGTAGGAATAATATGCTATTATATACTGTATTGTTCTTATCAtgtttatgaaaatataagaaCACCTATCTATGACCATACaagagatataaaaaattcaaaaaaacagagtaacaataataatttatacggaaataatatatataaaccttttaaaaatgtattaacaaAGAAGGATAAAATAGACTATCATATATACTTATCATGTGTAGAAGATAttgatttaaataaatatatagatgaaaaatatatcgaTTATGAcagaaattttataaaagttttttatCTGAAAAATGCAAGATACAACTGGGATGAGTCACAGATAAATCAAATATGGAAATGGATATTCTTTTCGGAGCATATATATCCATCAGTTGATATTGTTATTCCCAAAAGATtaattaatatgaataaaaatatttacatgcACATAATTACTTAT tatgatgatgatgaaggAGAAGATGAGGAAcaagaagaagaggaagaagaggaggaagaagaggaagtGGAAGAAGAGGATAGGGAaagaaagaacaaaatagAGGGAGGGAAAAATGTAGTaaagaaagtaaaaatgaGTAATTCTTTGTATATTCCTAAAAGGATTAGATTTGGCCCAGTTATTGAATTTAAcgatataaatattaataaactaGGCTTTTTTTCAAACGTTTTTGTAGATAAGTCAACaaatacttatttattaccaacatattttaataatcatTTGACTCCTGAGGATGAATATGAATTACTTTTAAAAGAAAGAGGAGTAGAtgatgatgaagaagaagatgaggaagaggaagaagaagaagaagaaaggaAAGGAAAACATGGGAATCGTGTAAAAAATGGAAACCATAGAAAAAGGAACAATCCctatagaaataataaacatgTATACGAAATTACGGTGGAATATGCACCAATAAGTTACACCTATTTTAActtgtataatataataatatttaatatgaatCACCTAAAAGAGAAATATAGTTATACCTCGTACGATTTGGATAGCTtgactatatttttatgtggaaatatttatttatgtgtctttatatatataatttgtataattcatataatactaaatataatagctttattatttaatatagaaagttggaataaattaaatgatttatattcctttttaccAAATACTACTtattacaaattattttttaccttctgtattttcttatatttaaaaaataaaaatagttgcAAAATCCTTATGGTCTTTTGTGTACTAAAAATGGCTGTGTGTATATGGAAAGTAATAAGCAAATATGATATACATTTCTTACCAATCCAtccgtatgtatatattggTAATAATAAACCCTCGATAGAAAACAAGAATTTAAATGTAGACGTATTAGAAAACAaaatcaaaatgaaaatacagAATTTTATGATCAGTTCAATAATACTAATTCTTACTTATAACTTTTTATACAACCT AATGCCAACAATACATAAGTTTAAAGCGTTCGGAgatgatataatttttttaatttttttagtgCAGTACTGTGTGTATAAAAAAGGACAGATATGTATAAGCCCTCCTCAAGGCGGTAAAGTGCCAAAGGAatcaaaaaagaagaaatga
- a CDS encoding hypothetical protein (conserved Plasmodium protein) — translation MTRLAIAYTAVANVVSANYAVAYSAVANSVVTNVFKVLSAKRRTPHFIISNNYCSSIFDLIAKKKKELQLEEGEKKQLIILEQRNTQKEENEEEKYDRAKLSNERRKSETGNEKWNKLKHKNCIVKNAQIREDPKRVIKKSTKLGEENLEDDIYNNKLYILRYIKHLQLDDDICKYRFITKHIINNITNFYDNEILFVLKVFSKKKYKNLLFLQCTSEYFYWICRLNKSTKKNISYYLHFCSILNYIPTAKFLEEYLKLFTFYDKEIKNNSFFFFLNMVEEESNLYHKDVKYVIYVLYFLNKANIKNNIYDNLLYMCCYYAGHLTLKHTFLLLKIIVNAENDKYHLNPLNILHKNIERHLGVMEQYDFIMYLNILLCNNIYLDHTFFIFIKSVIEKWHIELSVKAVIAILRIKKRENYKDTIILKKLLHIITNNFYNYNYGNILYILKMFTHFDYFCEDFFYFLFKKFVCSRGGNELREGHSSGGCKESGSVSSSSNCGGSCVGSGCEGQVNPKDEEISSFQRTSNCASNNKQSSKVEPDKKLFYLKNGDGNSPSKRSLDINFDLTCSGEILGNVKKNYINATNEKGKHNDCVYVYESVYKHNHVSNHDNNTFIYHKSNKFNDTFEEQYKYTNIKNDENGSIYLQYKKQHEKKKKNELNELSHLPLHLNIEETKMKIDYSNIIEKQIDVEYNQENHILYDSEYTEMFINLFVYLGACGFRSIHVLSVLSGKIQAYLLCKEKTFFKHSTKKKLSLHKQKCKFIGMYDTITKIKNNHNIYLECRNPSLVDAGGGNDLILQKEEREEGQNIEADKGKSDTYCDKRVINYSTHVNNSTRTKMNNESGDNIPAINTKGGKKSCMRFVYSKKDRINFKNFKEKKKKEKEKEKEKEKENKKENENENDLDANIEGTIENSCTLKYLNVENYRQSKTGDEKKVNKIYIHGKSEQPMKKKQKNCVVTKFFGNIHPALVRLQNRKLFHRNFNSMYKSEKYRDHVFHHRYSENIKLRHRKDYRLMKYKKINKLRHICMSRYKHIFGNKSSIILSCINKAYEGSTIGVEHVSLDMIVDNCEIHFDDSLFVNYRFCINRKMKAVHKYSNFIEASNRITRLEYMGGKSANMGIQKDRRKSTHEKDIREEGSYKEGTHKDGIYKEGIHKEDIHKEGPYEEGLRNVGVERETRWSGAITKWIYRFKNNLNLFNREKKVSIVNSDIKKLSAYIDGCCSKGSNDSYLRKNDEKLKISLKYIALIAGSCSNLFYYDKRLINVLLCQLMHILNTFYMTQKREEEEEAEVEEEKEKEKDVQKKNSSLCQLDTYKSLHQFVYDISKIYFSYLNMFVSSISECSLSSLISWSSSKDLCISLPCMSFYIIILSFLSTMRRSQAMKELKRVRSSYDGFPQLEMDEYGSTSSQHNEAATFARRNVDLTEGTDEHAGNILFSTCTIQGGKKITVNCNADNESNDNTDYGSSGSSETNTDPRHITYFSIDAKKCIFVCNNTISMFFKYIKFIRNHGFLLDSNEGMKYLYHVIRFYYIFKNFFRNTNINSINEENYNDILPLFIIKILNKKQIKKIPIDELFFINKPEYYASTCSPDIDIVIKMLKGKKKEIKSKEKKRKSKTVTKALYLTNRMLTEAFPPDYHFIINFLASSMVEKKDSRTSLNGKYNWVIKKVKDYKKGINEDINYFNLKMNNRVTTEELKEILKDIHIKYIDKDMCLIKILYKLNEYKKYDLIVINLAFFFVKDEKKINIFIDTFFLSANCIDNGQEITKTSLNNTKEEPPSYTTNKKNMLNSQMEREICDTIFYKNILNLSFHYSFFINFFDYLNRFDLSTTNYKLYKHTNNEWDKYHIKHASGNIKDNEKGGYTLIANEELKSNNSVYHFEDFLNKNEKINGGRKRSYTKNILTKKIEKKLKKEKKSFFKEEEKLGMNEKREYNNSVAIATAAVSNKINCEDVKFDNFLVDSRFCNFSKEKINSSNAENGTYNKHILRNESTIFANNPYTHLTCADNKPLKGDTNNSLEQTEKTKKKKKKKGQKIICACLILFLNLIHTKKCI, via the exons ATGACTCGCTTAGCAATAGCATATACTGCAGTAGCGAATGTAGTATCGGCAAATTATGCAGTAGCGTATTCAGCAGTAGCCAATTCTGTGGTAACTAATGTTTTCAAGGTGTTAAGTGCAAAGAGGAGGACTCcgcattttattatttccaaTAACTACTGCAGTAGCATATTCGATttaatagcaaaaaaaaaaaaagaactacAATTAGAGGAAGGGGAAAAGAAACAACTGATTATACTAGAACAAAGGAATACGCAAAAAGAAGAGAACGAAGAGGAAAAGTATGACAGAGCGAAATTAAGCAATGAGAGAAGGAAAAGTGAGACAGGTAatgaaaaatggaataagCTAAAGCACAAGAACTGTATAGTTAAGAATGCACAAATAAGAGAAGACCCAAAGAgggtaataaaaaagagcACAAAATTGGGAGAAGAAAATTTGGaagatgatatatataataataaattgtatatactacgatatataaaacatttacaATTAGATGATgacatatgtaaatataggTTTATAACTAagcatataattaataacataactaatttttatgataatgaaatattatttgtgtTAAAAGTTTTTTCAAAGAAGAAGTATAAGAATTTACTGTTTTTACAATGTACAagtgaatatttttattggaTCTGTAGATTAAATAAAAGCactaaaaagaatatatcaTACTACTTACATTTTTGCAGTATCTTAAATTATATACCTACTGCAAAATTTTTAGAGGAATATCTTAAgctatttactttttatgataaagaaataaaaaataattctttttttttttttctcaatatGGTTGAAGAAGAATCAAATCTATATCATAAAGAcgttaaatatgtaatatatgtgttatattttttaaacaaagcgaatataaagaataacaTATATGATAATTTACTGTACATGTGTTGTTATTACGCTGGTCATTTAACCTTAAAgcatacttttttattattgaaaattatagtaaatgcagaaaatgataaatatcaTTTGAACCCATTAAATAttcttcataaaaatatagaaagaCACTTAGGAGTAATGGAACAATATGATTTTATCATGTACCTAAATATTCTGTTAtgtaataacatatatttagatcatactttttttatttttataaaaagtgtTATTGAAAAATGGCACATAGAATTATCAGTAAAAGCAGTAATTGCAATATTAaggattaaaaaaagagaaaattataaagacactattatactaaaaaaattactacatatcataacaaataatttttataattacaacTATGGCAatattttgtacattttaaaaatgtttaccCATTTTGACTACTTTTGTGAGGACTTTTTCTACTTCCTCTTCAAAAAGTTTGTATGTTCCAGAGGTGGGAATGAACTCAGGGAGGGCCATAGCAGTGGTGGCTGCAAAGAAAGCGGCAGTGTTAGCAGCAGTAGTAACTGTGGTGGTAGCTGCGTTGGTAGTGGCTGTGAGGGACAAGTCAACCCGAAGGACGAAGAAATATCAAGTTTCCAACGTACCTCCAATTGTGCCAGTAACAATAAACAGTCATCGAAAGTAGAACCTGacaaaaaacttttttatttaaaaaatggagaTGGTAATTCTCCTTCAAAGAGAAGTTTAGATATTAATTTTGACCTGACCTGTTCAGGTGAAATTTTAGgtaatgtgaaaaaaaattacatcaatgcaacaaatgaaaaaggaaagcATAACGATTGTGTTTATGTTTACGAAAGCGTTTATAAACATAACCACGTAAGTAATCATGacaataatacatttatataccaCAAAAGTAACAAATTCAATGATACATTTGAAGagcaatataaatatacaaatataaaaaatgatgaaaatggttccatatatttacaatataagaaacaacatgaaaaaaaaaaaaaaaatgaattaaatgaattatcACATTTACctttacatttaaatattgaagaaacaaaaatgaaaatagatTATTCGAATATAAttgaaaaacaaatagaTGTTGAGTATAATCAAgaaaatcatatattatacgACTCAGAATATACTGAGATGTTCATAAacttatttgtttatttaggAGCTTGTGGGTTTCGTAGTATTCATGTGTTAAGTGTTTTGTCAGGAAAAATACAAGCTTATTTATTATGCAAGGAAAAGACCTTTTTCAAACatagtacaaaaaaaaaattatctctTCATAagcaaaaatgtaaattcaTAGGGATGTATGATACTATTActaaaattaagaataatCATAATATCTATTTAGAATGCAGAAATCCTAGTCTGGTAGATGCAGGAGGAGGTAATGATTTAATTCtacaaaaagaagaaagagaGGAAGGGCAAAATATTGAAGCAGATAAAGGCAAGAGTGACACTTATTGTGATAAGAGAGTAATAAATTACAGCACTCATGTAAATAATAGCACACGCACAAAAATGAACAACGAAAGTGGTGATAATATACCCGCTATAAATACAAAGGGTGGGAAGAAATCCTGTATGCGCTTCGTTTATAGTAAAAAGGACAggattaattttaaaaattttaaagaaaaaaaaaaaaaagaaaaagaaaaggaaaaggaaaaggaaaaggaaaacaaaaaagaaaacgaaaACGAAAACGACTTAGATGCGAATATAGAAGGGACAATAGAAAATTCCTGCACCCTTAAATACTTGAACGTAGAAAATTATAGGCAAAGCAAAACAGGGGatgaaaaaaaggtaaataaaatttatattcacGGGAAGTCAGAACAACCtatgaagaaaaaacaaaaaaactgTGTTGTTACGAAGTTCTTTGGTAATATCCATCCAGCCTTGGTTCGCCTTCAAAATCGTAAACTCTTTCATAGGAATTTTAACA GTATGTATAAAAGTGAGAAGTACAGAGACCATGTTTTCCATCACAGATACTCTGAGAATATAAAGTTAAGGCATCGGAAAGATTATCGAttgatgaaatataaaaaaataaataaattaagacatatatgcatgtcgagatataaacatatttttggAAATAAATCTAGCATTATACTTAGCTGTATAAATAAAGCATATGAGGGTAGTACTATAGGGGTCGAACATGTATCCCTAGATATGATAGTAGATAACTGTGAAATTCATTTTGATGATTCTTTGTTTGTTAATTATAGATTTTGTATTAACAGAAAGATGAAAGCAGTGCATAAGTATAGTAATTTTATTGAGGCAAGCAATAGGATTACACGGTTGGAGTACATGGGGGGAAAAAGTGCAAACATGGGGATACAAAAGGACAGGAGAAAAAGTACACATGAAAAAGACATACGTGAGGAAGGATCGTATAAGGAAGGAACACATAAAGACGGTATATATAAGGAAGGTATACATAAGGAAGACATACATAAGGAAGGTCCATATGAAGAAGGCTTACGTAACGTTGGCGTCGAGAGGGAAACTCGCTGGAGTGGAGCAATTACTAAGTGGATATACAGATTTAAAAACAACTTGAACCTTTTTAATAGGGAAAAAAAGGTGAGTATTGTTAATAgcgatattaaaaaattaagtgcATACATAGACGGCTGTTGTTCTAAAGGCAGTAATGATAGCTACTTAAGGAAGAACGACGAAAAACTTAAGATAAGCCTCAAGTACATTGCATTAATTGCTGGTTCATGTagtaatttgttttattatgataaaagGTTGATTAATGTTTTGTTATGTCAACTCatgcatatattaaatactttttatatgacGCAAAAAAGGgaggaagaggaagaggCAGAGGTagaggaagaaaaagaaaaagaaaaagatgtgcaaaaaaaaaatagtagttTATGCCAACTGGACACATACA AGTCACTACATCAATTTGTTTAtgatatttcaaaaatttatttctccTATCTAAATATGTTTGTTAGTAGTATAAGTGAATGTTCTTTATCATCGTTGATCAGTTGGTCGAGCAGCAAGGATTTATGTATCTCTTTACCCTGCATGAgcttttacattattattctaTCCTTTTTATCTACGATGAGGAGAAGCCAGGCGATGAAGGAACTAAAACGGGTAAGAAGCTCGTACGATGGCTTTCCACAGCTCGAAATGGACGAATATGGATCCACATCTTCTCAGCACAATGAAGCAGCTACTTTCGCACGGAGGAACGTGGATCTTACGGAAGGTACGGACGAACATGCCGGTAATATCCTCTTCAGTACGTGCACTATTCAAGGAGGGAAAAAGATTACTGTCAATTGTAATGCAGATAATGAAAGTAATGATAATACAGATTACGGAAGTAGTGGTAGTAGTGAAACAAATACAGACCCACGACacataacatatttttcaattgacgcaaaaaaatgcatttttgTATGTAACAACACCATAtcaatgttttttaaatatattaaatttataagaaACCATGGTTTTTTACTTGACTCGAATGAAGGTATGAAATACCTCTACCATGTTATAaggttttattatattttcaaaaacttttttaggaatacaaatataaatagcataaatgaagaaaattataatgacattcttcctttatttataattaaaatattaaataaaaaacaaataaaaaaaatacctatagatgaactttttttcatcaaCAAACCGGAATATTATGCGTCAACGTGTTCCCCTGACATAG ACATAGTGATCAAAATgttaaaagggaaaaaaaaggaaataaagagtaaggaaaagaaaaggaaaagcaaGACAGTAACAAAAGCATTGTACTTAACAAACAGAATGTTAACAGAGGCCTTTCCACCTGATTACCATTTTATAATCAATTTTTTAGCTTCATCAAtggtagaaaaaaaagatagtaGAACTTCATTAAATGGTAAATATAATTgggtaattaaaaaagtaaaagattATAAAAAGGGTATTAATGaggatataaattattttaatttaaaaatgaacaacaGGGTAACTACAGAAGAATTAAAAGAGATATTAAAAGATATACACATCAAATATATCGACAAAGATATGTgtttgataaaaattttatataaattaaatgaatataaaaaatatgatttaaTAGTTATCAAtctagcttttttttttgtcaaagatgaaaagaaaattaatatatttatagacaCCTTTTTCTTATCTGCAAACTGTATTGATAATGGTCAGGAAATTACAAAGACGAGTTTGAATAATACAAAAGAGGAGCCCCCTTCCTATACTACTAACAAAAAGAATATGCTAAATTCACAAATGGAAAGGGAAATATGTGatactatattttacaaaaatattttaaatctttcttttcattattctttttttattaatttttttgactACTTAAACAGATTTGATCTTTCCACTACAAATTACAAATTGTACAAGCACACTAACAACGAATGGGATAAATACCATATAAAACATGCCTCAGGAAACATAAAAGATAACGAGAAAGGGGGGTATACCCTTATTGCAAATGAAGAATTGAAAAGTAACAACTCCGTATACCATTTTGAGGATTTTTTGAacaagaatgaaaaaataaatggtggaagaaaaagaagctatactaaaaacattttaacaaaaaaaattgaaaaaaaattgaaaaaggaaaaaaaatccttttttaaagaagaagaaaaactTGGAATGAACGAAAAAAGGGAATACAACAACAGTGTTGCTATTGCTACTGCTGCTgtaagtaataaaataaattgtgaAGACGTAAAATTCGATAATTTTTTGGTAGATAGTcgattttgtaatttttcgAAAGAGAAAATTAACTCTTCAAATGCTGAAAAtggtacatataataaacacATTTTGAGAAATGAATCCACCATATTTGCCAATAATCCCTATACTCATCTCACTTGTGCAGATAACAAACCGTTAAAGGGAGACACAAATAATTCTTTGGAACAAAccgaaaaaacaaaaaaaaaaaaaaaaaaaaaaggacaaaaaataatttgtgcATGTTTGATATTATTCCTAAATCTgatacatacaaaaaaatgtatatga